In Rutidosis leptorrhynchoides isolate AG116_Rl617_1_P2 chromosome 2, CSIRO_AGI_Rlap_v1, whole genome shotgun sequence, one genomic interval encodes:
- the LOC139890162 gene encoding secreted RxLR effector protein 161-like, giving the protein MATHMATNVKLTLEREGEPFDSTKYREMIGSLLYLTTSRPDIMFGVCLRARFQENPKKSHVEAVKRILRYLKGTMHLGLWYPKFTGVDIMCFVNSDHGGSMIDRKSTSGVCAFVGLCLTSWFSKKQTSIALSTTEAEFVAVGRACAQVLWIKQTFLDYGIISSKIPICCDNKDKVEYVENIADIFTKPLKKETFNLLRNGLGMM; this is encoded by the exons ATGGCGACACATATGGCAACTAATGTGAAACTTACTTTAGAAAGAGAAGGAGAACCGTTCGATAGTACTAAATATAGAGAAATGATTGGATCCCTTCTATACTTAACGACAAGTCGGCCTGATATCATGTTTGGTGTCTGTTTGCGCGCAAGATTTCAAGAAAATCCAAAGAAATCACACGTTGAGGCGGTTAAAAGGATCCTTAGATACTTAAAGGGGACAATGCATCTTGGGTTATGGTATCCAAAGTTCACCGGGGTTGATATTATGTGCTTTGTGAATTCCGACCATGGAGGGTCAAtgattgatagaaagagcacaagtGGAGTATGCGCGTTCGTGGGTCTTTGTTTAACATCATGGTTCTCGAAGAAGCAAACGTCCATTGCATTATCTACCACCGAAGCCGAATTTGTAGCCGTGGGAAGAGCATGCGCACAAGTGTTATGGATAAAGCAAACCTTCCTTGATTACGGTATCATCTCATCCAAAATACCCATATGCTGTGATAACAAAG ATAAAGTAGAATATGTTGAAAACATAGCTGACATATTCACTAAGCCCCTTAAAAAGGAGACCTTTAATTtgcttaggaatgggttgggaatgatgTAA